From Micromonas commoda chromosome 15, complete sequence, one genomic window encodes:
- a CDS encoding predicted protein translates to CGHCKKLAPEWTKAAKALKKEVGDKAKLGAVDCDDATNKALCAKFNVNGFPTLKGFASRGKESHDFDGARDADGIVQFVKTKL, encoded by the coding sequence TGCGGCCACTGCAAGAAGCTCGCGCCGGAGTGgaccaaggcggcgaaggcgctgAAGAAGGAGGTGGGGGACAAGGccaagctcggcgcggtcgactgcgacgacgcgacgaacaAGGCGCTGTGCGCGAAATTCAACGTCAACGGCTTCCCCACGCTGAAAGGGTTCGCCTCGCGAGGCAAGGAGAGCCACGatttcgacggcgcgcgcgacgccgacggcatcGTCCAGTTCGTCAAGACCAAACTC
- a CDS encoding predicted protein has product MTSTPNRRRSNATATRASADPAGSDAPYAPWRDPTRLGLLALWLGLGSVAALVAPKGTTDFDAGLVTTLVSAPFSGAVNPIFEALFNSLGVVPAVYAALLLPGAKDQPRIPTVPPLAASFALGFFALGPYLIAREPRTEPVPRSSLGWATRTIFESKVFAAFNAAFAAFLIAYGAANFTSDAAEAFVAMWRDQSALACVSSCDLTVLSIAMYGALAEDMRRRGCYDGAKAAAFCAVPVLGPCVYLLTRPSLPE; this is encoded by the coding sequence atgacgtcgacgccgaatCGTCGCCGATCGAACGCGACCGCGactcgcgcgtccgccgatCCCGCGGGGTCCGACGCGCCGTACGCGCCGTGGCGGGACCCTacccgcctcggcctcctcgcgctctggctcggcctcggctcggtcgccgcgttggTCGCCCCGAAGGGCACCACGGATTTCGACGCGGGGCTCGTCACCACCCTCGTCTCGGCGCCCTTCTCGGGCGCGGTCAACCCCATCTTCGAGGCTCTGTTCAACTCCTTGGGCGTCGTGCCCGCGGTgtacgccgcgctgctccttCCGGGAGCGAAGGACCAGCCGAGGATCCCGACGGtgccgcccctcgccgcaTCCTTCGCCCTCGGCTTCTTCGCGCTCGGGCCGTACCTCATCGCGAGAGAGCCGAGGACGGAACCGGTGCCTCGATCCTCCCTCGgctgggcgacgcggaccaTCTTCGAGTCCAAAGTATTCGCGGCGTTCaacgccgccttcgccgccttcctcatcgcgtacggcgccgccaacttcacgagcgacgccgcggaagccTTCGTCGCCATGTGGCGGGATCAatcggcgctcgcgtgcgtcTCGAGCTGCGATCTGACGGTGCTGTCGATCGCCATGTACGGGGCTTTGGCCGAGGACATGCGAAGGAGGGGGTGCTACGACGGCGCGAAAGCGGCGGCGTTCTGCGCGGTGCCGGTGCTCGGGCCGTGCGTGTACCTGCTGACCAGGCCGTCGCTGCCGGAGTGA
- a CDS encoding predicted protein, protein MREPLAVPCEVEAASFSGRVPPSTREAVAYVDLCGLALLDPRTLRASHRWLFTNLAGWHATSETTLSVRYIPRPNAGPRTITLLFPPGCAPEVQLDMERKVRMYAEGMIPREKLDDDRLPEGATLSADSLRDARTLPDAPLSDAVLRAAHPRRGRVDRPPSVQNTPAGWAPRRIDLDDETIDDLTIAKPSSARNLDDTFATIRAAFRGAASSAVKPASIVAKLKSTGKLHRGETGGRGGGGGGGGGGVFRTPAPNGADATPAMTERQRTVMADAVGAWRSVGTALSDTPLDEHAVRAAWERREWARQAEEASHAAAARAEEERLERLERGPEPPAVRRWDRGTSGAPPPRGHRLARRLAAEGPARRRGADRAPPPMFDATPSRGLDDSSIDGFRGAADEWPGDEGDFFYDVEVGTTPNGRAAPGGGERRRGTESRETVDGFARDEDEEEEEEEEVAVNRRVRTFAGVVKESLARVGRAASAGDVDAEVAALINRLRRLAAER, encoded by the coding sequence atgaGGGAGCCGCTGGCGGTGCCGtgcgaggtggaggcggcgtcgttctccggtcgcgtcccgccgtccacgcgcgaGGCCGTGGCTTACGTCGACCTGTGCGGcctggcgctcctcgaccCGCGCACGCTGCGAGCGAGCCACCGATGGCTGTTCACGAATCTGGCGGGCTGgcacgcgacgagcgagacGACGCTGTCGGTCCGGTACATCCCTCGCCCCAACGCGGGACCGCGGACGATCACGCTGCTGTTCCCGCCCGGATGCGCGCCGGAGGTGCAGCTGGACATGGAGAGGAAGGTGCGGATGTACGCCGAGGGGATGATCCCGCGCGAGAAACTGGACGACGACCGGCTGccggagggcgcgacgctgtCCGCGGATTCCCTGCGCGACGCCAGGACCTTACCCGACGCGCCCCTATCGGACGCCGTCTTACGCGCGGCGCATCCGCGGAGGGGACGCGTCGATCGACCGCCGTCCGTGCAGAACACCCCCGCGGGATGGGCCCCGCGGCGcatcgacctcgacgacgagaccaTCGACGATTTGACCATCGCCAaaccgtcgtcggcgaggaaccTCGACGACACTTTCGCGACCATACGCGCGGCGTTCCGAggcgcggcatcctccgcggtgaaACCCGCGAGCATCGTGGCGAAACTCAAGTCGACCGGCAAGCTTCACAGGGGAGAGACAGGAGGaaggggaggaggaggaggaggaggaggaggaggggtaTTCcggacccccgcgccgaatGGAGCAGATGCAACGCCCGCGATGACGGAGCGCCAACGAACGGTCAtggccgacgccgtgggcGCGTGGCGCAGCGTCGGCACCGCCCTCAGCGACACCCCGCTCGACGAACACGCGGTGCGAGCCGCTTgggagcgccgcgagtgGGCGCGTCAGGCTGAAGAGGCGTcacacgcggcggcggcgcgagcggaggaggaacgcTTAGAGCGGTTGGAGCGGGGACCGGagccgccagctgtgcggcGATGGGACCGAGGAACGTCTGgagcgccgcccccgcgagggCACAGGCTggcgcggaggctggcggcggaggggcccgcgaggaggaggggggcggatcgggcgccgccgccgatgttTGACGCCACGCCGAGTCGGGGGTTGGACGATTCATCAATCGACGgcttccgcggcgccgcagaTGAGTGGCCCGGGGACGAGGGAGACTTCTTCTACGACGTGGAGGTGGGAACGACGCCGAACGGGCGAGCGGCCCCGGGGgggggcgagcggcggcgggggacggaGTCCCGCGAGACGGTGGACGGGTTCGCccgggacgaggacgaggaggaggaggaggaggaggaggtggcggtcAATCGAAGGGTCAGAACATTCGCGGGGGTGGTGAAAGAGTCGCTGGCGAGggtgggacgcgcggcgagcgcgggggacgtcgacgcggaggtggccgcgcTCATCAACCGGCTGCGAcgtctcgcggcggagcgatGA
- a CDS encoding predicted protein, whose translation MPTYGLKVKGRGEEVTYSVDFPYDAYDCQVTMMERVVEALHAGENALLESPTGTGKTLCLLCAALGWREKAHAGGGPDDVTVGPDARAAAAARGDDRAPDRGPLIVYASRTHSQLAQVIRELRATRYRPRMAIMGSRQQMCVHKDVRVLAGAAQNAACKARTQSRSCAHHNELEHFRRREPNFGRDDPVDIEDLVKLGERGVVGGGCGPCPYFMSLDMYKEADIVFMPYNYVVDPAMRDVLGDRLDGAIVLFDEAHNIESVCSDAAGFDIPASHLAQAINEAQEAFEAAGADPGADARKPPRPAAEYKQLRGVLLALEDKVAAQVGNNGEECVKPGEWLFELLASLKITEQTLEMIKSIAQDAASLLAGEAAAVGQRSRARASGYRINELAEALELAFRARREGHVGSFRLRIGADESRGGFGAGHGAGPTLSFWCFSPSVTMSHLAEKGVKSVILTSGTLSPMSSFASELGLNFRVRLENPHVVAPHQVWGGVVPVGPSGKRLNSTYRFRDTDEYKSELGNVVVNFARIVPDGMLVFFPSYGVMRACVEHWRNTGTPSIWERICASKHAVVEPSGKEEFREAFKEFNDALEATPGGGAGGRNGAAFFAVCRGKVSEGIDFADKAGRCVVLTGIPYAPKADAKV comes from the exons atgcCGACGTACGGTCTGAAGGTGAAGGGGCGGGGTGAGGAGGTGACCTACTCCGTGGACTTCCCCTACGACGCGTACGACTGCCAGGTGACGATGATGGAGAGGGTCGTGGAGGCGCTGCACGCTGGCGAGAACGCGCTGCTGGAGAGCCCGACGG GTACGGGTAAGACGCTTTGTCTgctgtgcgccgcgctcggatGGCGAGAGAAGGCTCACGCGGGGGGG GgacccgacgacgtcaccgtcggccccgacgcgcgcgccgccgccgccgcccgcggcgacgaccgggCGCCCGACAGGGGGCCGCTCATCGTCTACGCCTCGCGCACGCACtcgcagctcgcgcaggtGATCCGCGAGTTGAGAGCCACCAGGTACCGCCCGCGCATGGCCATCATGGGCAGCCGGCAGCAGATGTGCGTCCACaaggacgtccgcgtcctcgccggcgccgcgcagaaCGCCGCGTGCAAGGCCAGAACCCAGTCCCGCTCGTGCGCCCATCacaacgagctcgagcactTTCGCCGACGAGAACCCAACTTCGGCCGTGACGACCCGGTTGACATCGAGGACCTCGTCAAgctcggcgaacgcggggtcgtgggcggcgggtgcggccCGTGCCCTTACTTCATGTCCCTGGACATGTACAAGGAAGCCGACATCGTGTTCATGCCCTACAACTACGTCGTCGACCCTGCGATGAGAgacgtgctcggcgacaggctcgacggcgcgatcgtcctcttcgacgaggcgcacaACATCGAGAGCGTGTgctcggacgccgccgggttcgacATCCCCGCGTCGCACCTCGCGCAAGCCATCAACGAGGCGCAggaggcgttcgaggcggc GGGTGCCgacccgggtgccgacgcgcgtAAGCCGCCTCGGCCCGCGGCGGAATACAAGCAGCTCCGCGGTGTGCTTTTAGCGTTGGAGGATAAGGTAGCGGCGCAGGTGGGTAATAATGGCGAGGAGTGCGTCAAGCCGGGCGAGTGGCTCTTCGAGCTGTTGGCGTCGCTGAAGATCACGGAACAGACGTTGGAGATGATCAAGTCCATCGCGCaggacgccgcctcgctgctcgcgggcgaggcggcggcggttggacagcggtcgagggcgcgggcgtcggggtATCGGATCAACGAACTCGCGGAGGCTCTGGAGCTCGCGttccgagctcggcgggaAGGGCACGTGGGCAGCTTTCGTCTGCGAATCGGCGCGGACGAATCCCGCGGC ggcttcggcgcggggcACGGCGCCGGGCCGACTCTGAGCTTCTGGTGCTTCTCCCCCAGCGTGACGATGTCGcacctcgcggagaaggggGTCAAATCCGTGATACTCACCTCGGGCACGCTGAGCCCGATgtcgtcgttcgcctcggaGCTCGGCTTGAACTTCAGGGTTCGTTTAGAGAACCCCCACGTCGTGGCCCCGCACCAGGTgtggggcggcgtcgtgcccgtCGGTCCGTCCGGCAAGCGGCTCAACTCCACGTACAGATTTCGCGACACGGACGAGTATAAATCGGAGCTGGgcaacgtcgtcgtcaactTCGCGAGGATCGTCCCGGACGGTATGCTGGTCTTCTTCCCGTCCTACGGAGTCatgcgcgcgtgcgtcgagcaCTGGCGAAACACTGGCACGCCCTCGATATGGGAGCGCATATGCGCCAGTAAGCACGCCGTCGTGGAGCCCTCGGGAAAGGAGGAGTTCCGCGAGGCTTTCAAGGAGTTTAACGACGCCCTGGAGGCGACTCCGGGgggtggcgccggcggcaggaacggcgccgccttcttcgccgtgTGCCGCGGAAAGGTATCGGAGGGGATAGACTTCGCGGACAAGGCTGGACGATGCGTCGTCCTCACCGGCATACCGTACGCGCCCAAGGCTGACGCCAAGGTT
- a CDS encoding enhancer of polycomb-like protein group (Predicted Enhancer of Polycomb-like protein, related to the Drosophila PcG protein Enhancer of Polycomb. ChromDB ID: EPL20101; EPc homolog) yields MSRPSFRARPIDISQALAIVRDESVLNDESQAVAREVTHAHKNLDKDNEEVLTKPVDGSKSKDGKDKEIPIPEIRKVASYEQDYRPNFVKPATYLRSPTFGAPPGEAVEYDLDNDDEDWLTAYNDGQNRLPAEKLELMIWKLEIACGEANEAWMAQSAATATERGQIVSYQDRCVQMASTAALPKEKALELLTDISGRPAILEAVYKYWTEKRLKTGKPCLRRLQPPPAPGDSNPFNVFRQREKTNRPQTRRRRENDAGSYDKMRQIRRQMEMVYAVVELQLRREEKKLERSRCECDAQTLQIKLRHEPRTVHEEIEAEFAKRPSARALSPKELEWDPQRPTSLPLSQADVVVGPDGAYRLGGERFAPRQTEQTGKHGKKRRRDDAMAVHLAQAKGYDPRVMAQLGGGFGQHGMPAGYALGPNGQLLTDPAILARARSRPIVPIEVAPYQPPPEIPDIEMIFAQTPAPERLGRFVLPLGMHKQHCRPRIARGGRIVFDRKDPLTRQPYFNAAEMLPMDPDDDDDDNTPAKTPRMIRA; encoded by the exons ATGTCGCGTCCTTCGTTCAGGGCTCGGCCCATCGACATCAGCCAGGCGTTGGCCATCGTCAGGGATGAATCCGTCCTTAACGATGAGTCGCAGGCGGTGGCGAGAGAGGTGACCCACGCGCACAAAAATCTGGACAAGGACAACGAGGAG GTGCTCACCAAGCCGGTGGACGGCAGCAAGAGCAAGGACGGCAAGGACAAGGAGATTCCAATCCCCGAGATTCGCAAGGTTGCCTCGTACGAGCAGGACTACAGGCCCAATTTCGTCAAACCCGCGACGTACCTGCGGTCGCCAACCTTTggcgcgccccccggcgaggcggtggagtACGACCtcgacaacgacgacgaggactgGCTCACGGCGTACAACGACGGCCAGAACAGGTTGCCCGCGGAGAAGCTCGAGCTGATGATCTGGAAGCTCGAGATTGCGTgcggcgaggcgaacgaggcTTGGATGGcgcagagcgcggcgacggcgacggagcgggGTCAGATCGTGTCGTACCAGGACCGGTGCGTGCAGatggcgagcaccgccgcgctgcccaAGGAAAAGGCGCTGGAGCTGCTGACGGACATCAGCGGGCGCCCCGCCATCCTGGAGGCTGTGTACAAGTACTGGACGGAGAAGCGATTGAAGACGGGGAAGCCGTGCCTGCGCCGGCtgcagccgccgcccgcgcccggcgactCCAACCCGTTCAACGTCTTCCGCCAGCGCGAGAAGACCAACAGGCCGCAGACCCGCCGGCGCAGGGAGAACGACGCGGGAAGCTACGACAAGATGCGCCAGATTCGTCGCCAGATGGAGATGGTGTACGCGGTTGTTGAGCTGCAGCTGCGGCGCGAGGAAAAGAAGCTGGAGCGATCGCGGTGCGAGTGCGACGCGCAGACGCTGCAGATCAAGCTGAGGCACGAGCCGAGGACGGTGCACGAGGAAATCGAGGCGGAGTTTGCCAAGAGACCCAGCGCCCGGGCGCTGTCGCCCAAGGAGCTGGAGTGGGATCCGCAGAGGCCGACGAGTTTGCCGCTGTCGCAGGcggatgtcgtcgtcggacccgaCGGTGCGTatcggctcggcggcgaaagATTCGCGCCGAGGCAAACGGAGCAGACGGGGAAGCACGGCAAGaagcgacgtcgcgacgacgcgatggcggtgcACCTGGCGCAGGCGAAGGGGTACGATCCACGCGTGATGGCGCAGCTCGGAGGCGGGTTCGGGCAGCACGGCATGCCCGCCGGATACGCGTTGGGTCCCAACGGTCAGCTGCTCACGGACCCAGCCATCTTGGCCagggcgcggtcgaggccgATCGTGCCCATCGAGGTGGCGCCGTACCAGCCCCCGCCGGAGATTCCGGACATCGAGATGATCTTCGCGCAGACCCCGGCGCCCGAGCGGCTCGGTCGATTCGTCTTGCCGCTGGGCATGCACAAGCAGCACTGCCGAccgaggatcgcgcgcggcggtcgcatCGTGTTCGATCGGAAGGATCCGCTCACACGCCAGCCGTACttcaacgcggcggagatgctGCCGAtggacccggacgacgacgacgacgacaacaCCCCGGCGAAGACGCCGAGGATGATCAGGGCGTGA
- a CDS encoding predicted protein — translation MAEHLASIFGTEKDRVNCPFYFKIGACRHGERCSRLHNKPTLSQTILMSNMYQSPAAAAIANPSAQINTDPRAIQEHFEDFYEDIFEELAKYGEIEGLNVCDNTSDHLIGNVYVKFREEESALAALNALSGRFYSGRPILCEFSPVTDFRESTCRQYEENTCNRGGYCNFMHLKPISRQLRKILFGRYKRRDDRDDRDDRGRDARDDRGGRGSGRRGDSRDGRR, via the exons ATGGCCGAGCATCTGGCCTCCATCTTCGGCACCGAGAAGGATCGCGTGAACTGCCCCTTCTACTTCAAG ATCGGTGCGTGTCGCCACGGCGAGCGATGCAGCCGCCTGCACAACAAACCCACGCTCTCGCAGACCATCCTCATGTCCAACATGTACCAgtccccggccgccgccgccatcgccaaccCGAGCGCGCAGATCAAcaccgacccgcgcgccatcCAGGAGCACTTCGAGGACTTCTACGAGGACATcttcgaggagctcgccaagtACGGAGAGATCGAAGGCCTGAACGTGTGCGACAACACCAGCGATCACCTCATAGGCAACGTGTACGTCAAGTTccgggaggaggagagcgcgctggcggcgctCAACGCACTGTCCGGGCGCTTCTACAGCGGTCGCCCCATCCTCTGCGAATTCTCCCCCGTCACTGACTTTCGCGAGAGCACCTGCCGGCAGTACGAGGAGAACACGTGCAACCGCGGCGGCTACTGCAACTTCATGCACCTCAAGCCCATCTCCCGCCAGCTCCGCAAGATCCTGTTCGGCAGGTAcaagcgacgcgacgaccgcgacgaccgcgacgaccggggccgcgatgctcgcgacgATCGTGGCGGTCGCGGCAGCGGGCGGAGGGGCGACTCCCGCGACGGTCGGAGG
- a CDS encoding predicted protein translates to QRTWLALLRSPFPDDIYRKILVRAHADVMPHMPSPVTLSDFFTASIDRGGLDGMLALNGIFHLMTKHQLEYPKFYDRLYGLLDSSCFRAANRRGFFELLDVFLKSPALPAYLAGAFIKRLSRLAIHAPPAGAVLAVAYCHNLLRRHPGCGVMVHRENGKCTESDPFVADEPDPASCRALESSIWEMEAMSRHYHAQVSKFSEVL, encoded by the coding sequence CAGCGCACCtggctcgcgctcctccgctcGCCGTTTCCGGATGACATCTACCGCAAGATCTTGGTTCGAGCGCACGCGGACGTGATGCCGCACATGCCGTCGCCCGTGACGCTGTCGGACTTTttcaccgcgtccatcgaccGGGGCGGTCTCGACGGCATGTTGGCGCTGAACGGCATATTCCATCTGATGACCAAGCACCAGCTGGAGTACCCCAAATTCTACGACAGACTCTACGGGTTGCTGGACTCGAGCTGCTTCCGAGCGGCGAACCGGAGGGGTTTCTTCGAGCTTCTGGACGTGTTTCTGAAATCCCCCGCCCTCCccgcgtacctcgcgggcgcgttcatCAAGCGACTGTCGCGTCTCGCGATCCACGCcccacccgcgggcgccgtgctcgccgtcgcgtacTGTCACAACCTGCTGCGTAGGCACCCTGGATGCGGCGTGATGGTGCACAGGGAAAACGGAAAGTGCACGGAATCGGACCCTTTCGTGGCGGACGAGCCCGACCCGGCGTCGTGCAGGGCGCTGGAGAGCTCCATCTGGGAGATGGAGGCGATGTCCAGGCACTACCACGCGCAGGTGTCCAAGTTTTCCGAAGTGCTGA
- a CDS encoding predicted protein, whose protein sequence is AVADGALLELLSPAWRILLLSDGSVTRHLRLLCPRLRQTRLECLRQGPVPSPSQVGAPAVTLGMPDDCDLIVGPMVQREVLLHISRGDFFADDHYLDAELNDGELAKDGDVPMVYAASWWSEDNFRKYMVDGSSPMWSNLRQGNVELYREVRRVYMGDNEELASIFGCDGPFWGRHYIFWHDQKPMTVVYEVFNPALERQLGP, encoded by the coding sequence gccgtcgccgacggcgccctgcTCGAACTCCTCTCCCCGGCGTGGCGCATCTTACTCCTCTCGGACGGATCGGTGACGCGCCACCTTCGCCTGCTCTGCCCGAGGTTGCGGCAGACTCGACTGGAGTGCCTGCGGCAGGggccggtgccgtcgccgtcgcaggTTGGCGCGCCGGCGGTAACGCTGGGCATGCCCGACGACTGCGATCTCATCGTCGGGCCCATGGTCCAGAGGGAGGTACTCCTGCACATCTCGCGAGGGGATTTCTTCGCGGATGACCAttacctcgacgccgagctcaacgacggcgagctcgcgaaggacgGGGACGTGCCGATGGtgtacgcggcgtcgtggtggTCGGAGGATAATTTTCGTAAATACATGGTGGACGGTTCGAGCCCGATGTGGAGCAACTTGAGGCAAGGGAACGTGGAGCTGTACAGGGAGGTGCGGAGGGTGTACATGGGCGAcaacgaggagctcgcgtcAATCTTCGGCTGCGACGGGCCCTTCTGGGGGCGGCACTACATATTCTGGCACGATCAGAAGCCCATGACGGTGGTGTACGAGGTTTTcaaccccgcgctcgagcggcaGCTCGGGCCC
- a CDS encoding predicted protein, which translates to MLRRGGRELARAIAGVVDARSGAVSRAGDALQRLHAARGSRSSSPRDVHGSTALLSSSSDASGGSSPRMDVWRAWMGYGEGERGRRDDGTHPAGALARGHRRLRRTHAPRATWDPERVFNDLIIKHSRRTESLLALIGGTHEDAWEIVTFENDDAKADDHDAMPVKREWRPVNVATAANRLVNVSLKASRASKEPSDRLGAALTVLRDERYATLVGMIASTVDEFGPVETATTLKALACMQMYADNARVTSPHQTLSRSSRQPSAKKKENEDGEETNDARVDLHLAEGLARAVTRNAHRMHARLLALTLPALRFLPGVSKLIDAETHSTLARAAKVAARSGALGAVEAANVAYAMTRIPPLLRVVNEPTNRTKGGEEAEGGGEEEASCAAALAARIAETAGDMDRRCVALSLDSITRLRLGGDDGGNGEPSHLLRTLREALGAAVARVELEVTPQRRLGSGTEWERMRAGLRRLGLEPPGRWETWPAGGGRRGGRRGVDGEEAGEGGRSKEGAENE; encoded by the coding sequence ATGCTGCGACGGGGCGGgagggagctcgcgcgcgccatcgccggcgtcgtggacgcgcgtTCCGGCGCCGTAtcgcgcgccggagacgcgctCCAGCGGCTCCACGCCGCTCGGGGTTCGCGATCTTCAtcgccccgcgacgtccacggctccacggcgctcctctcgtcctcgtccgatgcgtcgggcgggtCGTCCCCGCGGATGGACGTGTGGCGCGCGTGGATGGGGTACGGcgaaggcgagcgcgggcgtcgcgacgacggcacccacccggcgggcgcgctcgcgcgcgggcaccgacggctccgacgcacccacgccccgcgcgccacctGGGACCCCGAGCGCGTCTTCAACGACCTCATCATCAAGCACTCGAGACGAACCGagtccctcctcgcgctcatcggcggCACGCACGAGGACGCGTGGGAGATCGTCACCTtcgagaacgacgacgcgaaggcggATGACCACGACGCGATGCCCGTGAAGCGCGAGTGGCGTCCCGTCAACGtagccaccgcggcgaaccgGCTCGTCAACGTGAGCCTAAaagcgtcgcgcgcgtccaagGAACCGTCTGaccggctcggcgcggcgctcacaGTTCTCCGAGACGAACGGTACGCCACGCTGGTCGGGATGATCGCGTCGACCGTCGACGAGTTCGGGCCggtggagacggcgacgacgctcaaggcgctggcgTGCATGCAGATGTACGCCGACAACGCGAGGGTGACGTCTCCGCATCAGACGCTCTCGAGATCGTCGAGGCAACCGTCCGCGAAGAAAAAGGAGAAcgaggatggggaggagacgaacgacgcgcgggtcgaccTTCACCTCGCGGAgggtctcgcgcgcgcggtcacACGCAACGCGCACCGCATGCACGCGAGACTGCTCGCGCTGAccctccccgcgctccgCTTCCTCCCCGGCGTGTCCAAATtgatcgacgccgagaccCATTCGAcgctggcgcgggcggcgaaggtggcggcgcgctcgggcgcgctcggcgcggtcgaggcggcgaacgtcgcctACGCGATGACCCGGATCCCGCCCCTCCTTCGCGTGGTGAACGAACCGACAAACCGCACGAAGGGGGGGGAAGAagcagaaggaggaggagaagaagaagccagctgtgccgcggcgctcgcggcgagaatcgcggagacggcgggggACATGGACCGACGGTGCGTGGCGCTCTCGTTGGATTCGATcacgcggctgcggctgggTGGTGACGACGGGGGGAACGGCGAGCCGAGTCACCTACTAAGGACgctgcgcgaggcgctcggggcggcggtggcgagggtggAGCTCGAGGTGACGCCGCAACGGAGGCTGGGGTCGGGGACGGAATGGGAGCGGATGCGCGCCGGGTTACGCAGGCTGGGTCTCGAGCCACCTGGGCGGTGGGAAACGTGgccggccggcggcgggcggcggggtggacggAGAGGGGTGGACGGAGAGGAAGCGGGCGAAGGAGGGCGGTcgaaggagggcgccgaAAACGAGTGA
- a CDS encoding predicted protein, with the protein MGGALQRRGVSKDDLAALLEISRACDTLYLHLTGLAREDDAEIVAVLEDVYECVARVDPSAEVVPLLERCGWDADAVMALEDRIGDEDHVVTLSLELEEGGGVEEGDETTGDDTSVDKTSVGGTFDRMHAGHRLLLATASAVTRSGDSPTVFIGVTGDVLLSNKRHRDLIEPYEVRASKAKTFVAKTRPPTSPLTVECGPLDESPPLAATVADMRALVVSRETLAGGEAIQEARKEAGFPPLRVVCVGLVKGKVGKGRGDDGKVSSTALRADAADDRERRRMRGGR; encoded by the coding sequence atgggcggcgcgctgcagcgccgcggcgtctccaaggacgacctcgccgcgctcctcgagatCTCCCGCGCCTGCGACACCCTCTACCTTCACCTCACCGGcctggcgcgcgaggacgacgccgagattGTCGCCGTCCTGGAGGATGTGTACgagtgcgtcgcgcgggtggacccgagcgcggaggtggtGCCGCTGCTGGAGCGATGCGGctgggacgcggacgcggtgatggcgctcgaggatcgcatcggcgacgaggaccacGTCGTCACGCTGTCCCTCGAactcgaggagggcggtggggtcgaggagggcgacgagacAACCGGCGACGACACCTCCGTGGACAAAACCTCCGTGGGCGGCACGTTTGACAGGATGCACGCGGGTCACAGGCTGCTcctcgcgaccgcctcggcggtgacgcgctcCGGTGACTCGCCGACGGTGTTCATCGGCGTCACCGGGGACGTTTTGCTATCGAACAAGCGCCACAGGGACCTCATCGAGCCGTACGAGGTGCGGGCGTCAAAGGCCAAAACTTTCGTGGCCAAGACCCGgccgcccacgtcgccgcttACCGTCGAGTGCGGCCCGCTCGACGAGtcaccgccgctcgcggcgacggtggcggacatgcgcgcgctcgtggtgTCGAGGgagacgctcgcgggtgGGGAGGCGATCCAGGAGGCGAGGAAAGAAGCGGGGTTTCCGCCCCTTCGGGTCGTCTGCGTGGGGTTAGTCAAGGGCAAGGTCGGGAAAGGGCGGGGGGACGACGGGAAGGTGAGCAGCACGGCGCTGcgagcggacgcggcggacgatcgcgagcggcggcgcatGCGAGGCGGGAGGTAA